In Megalobrama amblycephala isolate DHTTF-2021 linkage group LG10, ASM1881202v1, whole genome shotgun sequence, one DNA window encodes the following:
- the lamtor3 gene encoding ragulator complex protein LAMTOR3, giving the protein MNMADNLRSYLYKQLPSVEGLHAIVVTDRDGVPVIKVANDNAPDYALRPAFLSTFALATDQGSKLGLSKNKSIICYYNTYQIVQFNRLPLVISFIASSNANTGLIFSLEKELVPLIEELRQVVEVA; this is encoded by the exons ATGAATATGGCAGAT AATCTGAGGAGTTATTTGTATAAACAACTGCCAAG TGTTGAAGGACTCCATGCAATAGTGGTGACAGATAGAGATGGAGTCCCTGTAATCAAAG TTGCCAATGACAATGCCCCTGACTATGCACTGCGGCCGGCGTTCCTGTCCACCTTCGCCTTGGCAACTGACCAGGGCAGCAAGCTCGGCTTGTCCAAAAATAAGAGCATCATTTGTTACTATAACACATACCAG ATTGTACAGTTCAACCGATTACCCTTAGTGATAAGTTTCATCGCAAGTAGTAATGCCAACACAG gtttgaTCTTCAGTCTTGAGAAGGAACTAGTCCCTCTGATCGAAGAACTAAGGCAGGTGGTGGAAGTAGCTTAG